A genomic segment from Lutzomyia longipalpis isolate SR_M1_2022 chromosome 3, ASM2433408v1 encodes:
- the LOC129792185 gene encoding uncharacterized protein LOC129792185 isoform X1, producing MKFFLSRRFFLTRTTAEPPTAMDMNEISTISHRKQKITQRFCLRTSPCGRYYCLMLAGTAVINRIAHAPTADHASINFHVSQLQCPESIASQTLPRDLETIYEASTHDEKTSLVLNPLMCYKYAENISILLTDLQVSPSLHGRANELLIASQNSMGCVHFFAPPVVWRKWILVLDVAKELIERRHSVSIIRTYRDFEVAIEDHVISAFCWTMTNHERIYKFCVVVRSGVAIFCTFNRDRMEIEFESNLEIANVTKLHWFQFHRQNYLVAAAATGQIHLMNVDAEAKQCTSVAELWTDCDHLAVEHLEVNTEREDALLLFVKDCFLVTFVLNEEEKIFCRYVELGRTPIVGLTPVNSWEYLIICADRHTKLVRISATDAEIDIQELEVKSNLQEKYTFAGAVASPHRVFWMFAGELLEPHDSHNPAVSSVIVTTSTFIDGNCPLDILSRTSKDPISLADCQEALRIRWFKESDVDPYYIDLVAQPLHDDVASVINLRKRLIYLGARSGSLKYGYQAQALHFLEEFRYILRVLVVMHMHRNLLKLRRRHQVTNKLTKLQVNAVKHFKVAIREFLLTPIPEEYAPGLESLRGILEQTMQDVKEPKCILILCQLCQGEVNEDTLICADGHEMRRCVLTNFPIFILNEAICPQCNQLILKDRPILTEILLLDANEEIKCPICDVVVDVD from the exons ATGAAGTTTTTCCTCTCGCGTAGGTTTTTCCTCACGCGCACGACAGCAGAGCCGCCAACTGCGATGgatatgaatgaaatttcaacaatttcccaTCGGAAGCAGAAGATTACGCAACGATTCTGCCTGAGGACGTCACCGTGTGGACGCTACTACTGCCTCATGCTGGCTGGAACGGCAGTAATCAATAGGATAGCTCATGCACCAACAGCTGATCATGCCAGCATCAACTTCCACGTGAGCCAACTACAGTGCCCTGAGAGTATTGCATCGCAGACTCTTCCGCGGGACTTGGAGACAATTTACGAAGCATCCACGCACGATGAGAAGACGTCATTGGTGCTCAATCCACTCATGTGCTACAAATACGCTGAAAATATCAGCATCCTCCTGACTGATCTGCAGGTATCGCCAAGTCTTCATGGGCGTGCCAATGAGCTCCTAATTGCATCCCAAAACTCCATGGGATGCGTGCACTTCTTCGCCCCGCCCGTTGTGTGGCGGAAGTGGATTTTAGTCCTGGATGTGGCGAAGGAACTCATTGAGCGTCGTCACAGTGTGAGTATCATTAGAACCTACAGAGATTTCGAAGTGGCCATTGAAGATCACGTAATATCCGCTTTTTGCTGGACAATGACAAATCACGAGAGGATCTATAAGTTCTGTGTTGTGGTCAGGAGTGGTGTAGCAATTTTCTGCACCTTCAACAGGGATCGGATGGAGATTGAGTTTGAGAGTAATTTGGAAATTGCAAATGTCACCAAACTCCATTGGTTTCAATTTCATCGGCAAAACTATTTGGTGGCTGCTGCTGCCACGGGGCAGATTCATCTCATGAATGTCGATGCAGAGGCAAAGCAATGCACGAGTGTTGCTGAATTGTGGACTGATTGTGATCATCTAGCTGTTGAGCATTTGGAGGTGAACACCGAGAGGGAAGATGCTCTCCTCTTGTTCGTCAAAGATTGCTTCCTTGTGACGTTTGTCCTCAATGAGGAAGAGAAGATTTTCTGTCGCTACGTTGAATTGGGCAGGACACCAATTGTGGGGCTAACCCCCGTCAATTCCTGGGAATATCTCATCATCTGCGCGGACAGGCACACAAAATTAGTTCGTATTAGTGCAACAGATGCAGAGATTGACATTCAAGAGTTGGAAGTGAAGAGTAATCTCCAGGAGAAGTATACCTTTGCCGGAGCAGTTGCTTCGCCCCATCGGGTGTTTTGGATGTTTGCCGGGGAACTTCTTGAG CCTCATGATTCCCACAATCCAGCTGTTTCATCAGTCATTGTGACCACATCGACATTCATTGATGGAAACTGCCCACTAGACATCCTCTCGCGCACATCGAAAGATCCCATCTCTTTGGCGGATTGTCAGGAAGCCCTGCGCATCCGGTGGTTCAAGGAATCCGATGTGGATCCCTACTATATTGATCTCGTGGCACAACCACTGCACGATGACGTTGCATCCGTGATAAATCTCCGGAAGAGATTAATTTATCTGGGAGCAAGATCGGGTTCACTGAAATACGGCTACCAGGCACAAGCCTTGCACTTCCTGGAGGAATTCCGCTACATTCTCCGTGTTCTGGTGGTTATGCACATGCACAGGAATCTCCTGAAGCTCCGTAGACGACATCAGGTGACGAATAAACTCACAAAACTCCAAGTAAATGCCGTGAAGCACTTCAAAGTAGCCATCCGGGAGTTTCTCTTGACACCCATTCCCGAAGAGTATGCTCCTGGTCTTGAGTCACTACGAGGTATCCTTGAGCAAACCATGCAGGACGTAAAGGAGCCAAAATGCATCCTCATACTCTGCCAATTGTGCCAGGGGGAAGTCAATGAGGACACACTAATCTGTGCAGATGGCCATGAAATGCGTCGATGTGTCCTGACCAATTTTCCG aTCTTTATACTGAATGAAGCCATTTGTCCACAATGCAATCAACTAATCCTCAAGGATCGTCCCATATTGACTGAAATCCTCCTCCTGGACGCCAATGAGGAGATAAAATGTCCCATTTGTGATGTAGTTGTCGATGTAGATTAg
- the LOC129792185 gene encoding uncharacterized protein LOC129792185 isoform X2 has protein sequence MDMNEISTISHRKQKITQRFCLRTSPCGRYYCLMLAGTAVINRIAHAPTADHASINFHVSQLQCPESIASQTLPRDLETIYEASTHDEKTSLVLNPLMCYKYAENISILLTDLQVSPSLHGRANELLIASQNSMGCVHFFAPPVVWRKWILVLDVAKELIERRHSVSIIRTYRDFEVAIEDHVISAFCWTMTNHERIYKFCVVVRSGVAIFCTFNRDRMEIEFESNLEIANVTKLHWFQFHRQNYLVAAAATGQIHLMNVDAEAKQCTSVAELWTDCDHLAVEHLEVNTEREDALLLFVKDCFLVTFVLNEEEKIFCRYVELGRTPIVGLTPVNSWEYLIICADRHTKLVRISATDAEIDIQELEVKSNLQEKYTFAGAVASPHRVFWMFAGELLEPHDSHNPAVSSVIVTTSTFIDGNCPLDILSRTSKDPISLADCQEALRIRWFKESDVDPYYIDLVAQPLHDDVASVINLRKRLIYLGARSGSLKYGYQAQALHFLEEFRYILRVLVVMHMHRNLLKLRRRHQVTNKLTKLQVNAVKHFKVAIREFLLTPIPEEYAPGLESLRGILEQTMQDVKEPKCILILCQLCQGEVNEDTLICADGHEMRRCVLTNFPIFILNEAICPQCNQLILKDRPILTEILLLDANEEIKCPICDVVVDVD, from the exons ATGgatatgaatgaaatttcaacaatttcccaTCGGAAGCAGAAGATTACGCAACGATTCTGCCTGAGGACGTCACCGTGTGGACGCTACTACTGCCTCATGCTGGCTGGAACGGCAGTAATCAATAGGATAGCTCATGCACCAACAGCTGATCATGCCAGCATCAACTTCCACGTGAGCCAACTACAGTGCCCTGAGAGTATTGCATCGCAGACTCTTCCGCGGGACTTGGAGACAATTTACGAAGCATCCACGCACGATGAGAAGACGTCATTGGTGCTCAATCCACTCATGTGCTACAAATACGCTGAAAATATCAGCATCCTCCTGACTGATCTGCAGGTATCGCCAAGTCTTCATGGGCGTGCCAATGAGCTCCTAATTGCATCCCAAAACTCCATGGGATGCGTGCACTTCTTCGCCCCGCCCGTTGTGTGGCGGAAGTGGATTTTAGTCCTGGATGTGGCGAAGGAACTCATTGAGCGTCGTCACAGTGTGAGTATCATTAGAACCTACAGAGATTTCGAAGTGGCCATTGAAGATCACGTAATATCCGCTTTTTGCTGGACAATGACAAATCACGAGAGGATCTATAAGTTCTGTGTTGTGGTCAGGAGTGGTGTAGCAATTTTCTGCACCTTCAACAGGGATCGGATGGAGATTGAGTTTGAGAGTAATTTGGAAATTGCAAATGTCACCAAACTCCATTGGTTTCAATTTCATCGGCAAAACTATTTGGTGGCTGCTGCTGCCACGGGGCAGATTCATCTCATGAATGTCGATGCAGAGGCAAAGCAATGCACGAGTGTTGCTGAATTGTGGACTGATTGTGATCATCTAGCTGTTGAGCATTTGGAGGTGAACACCGAGAGGGAAGATGCTCTCCTCTTGTTCGTCAAAGATTGCTTCCTTGTGACGTTTGTCCTCAATGAGGAAGAGAAGATTTTCTGTCGCTACGTTGAATTGGGCAGGACACCAATTGTGGGGCTAACCCCCGTCAATTCCTGGGAATATCTCATCATCTGCGCGGACAGGCACACAAAATTAGTTCGTATTAGTGCAACAGATGCAGAGATTGACATTCAAGAGTTGGAAGTGAAGAGTAATCTCCAGGAGAAGTATACCTTTGCCGGAGCAGTTGCTTCGCCCCATCGGGTGTTTTGGATGTTTGCCGGGGAACTTCTTGAG CCTCATGATTCCCACAATCCAGCTGTTTCATCAGTCATTGTGACCACATCGACATTCATTGATGGAAACTGCCCACTAGACATCCTCTCGCGCACATCGAAAGATCCCATCTCTTTGGCGGATTGTCAGGAAGCCCTGCGCATCCGGTGGTTCAAGGAATCCGATGTGGATCCCTACTATATTGATCTCGTGGCACAACCACTGCACGATGACGTTGCATCCGTGATAAATCTCCGGAAGAGATTAATTTATCTGGGAGCAAGATCGGGTTCACTGAAATACGGCTACCAGGCACAAGCCTTGCACTTCCTGGAGGAATTCCGCTACATTCTCCGTGTTCTGGTGGTTATGCACATGCACAGGAATCTCCTGAAGCTCCGTAGACGACATCAGGTGACGAATAAACTCACAAAACTCCAAGTAAATGCCGTGAAGCACTTCAAAGTAGCCATCCGGGAGTTTCTCTTGACACCCATTCCCGAAGAGTATGCTCCTGGTCTTGAGTCACTACGAGGTATCCTTGAGCAAACCATGCAGGACGTAAAGGAGCCAAAATGCATCCTCATACTCTGCCAATTGTGCCAGGGGGAAGTCAATGAGGACACACTAATCTGTGCAGATGGCCATGAAATGCGTCGATGTGTCCTGACCAATTTTCCG aTCTTTATACTGAATGAAGCCATTTGTCCACAATGCAATCAACTAATCCTCAAGGATCGTCCCATATTGACTGAAATCCTCCTCCTGGACGCCAATGAGGAGATAAAATGTCCCATTTGTGATGTAGTTGTCGATGTAGATTAg
- the LOC129792186 gene encoding neurogenic differentiation factor 6-A-like, whose translation MPRVSKFREERDERSLKARLRRSKANFRERNRMSSLNRALDTLRAKVPLNPTLATMELDQNHNQKLSKIETLRLAYNYISALGQSLSWGRKLHFEELIFILARGLSQSTVNLLRARLRCDLDHAVAQCLIEESSAEDTTTMRFWCSCDAFSGTSSDSRTTGSTGSTDWMDFDQNMFDFQI comes from the exons ATGCCTCGAGTGTCGAAATTCCGGGAAGAACGCGATGAGAGGAGTCTCAAAGCACGCCTCAGGAGATCAAAGGCAAATTTCCGGGAACGCAATCGCATGTCCAG CCTCAATAGAGCTCTGGATACTCTGCGTGCCAAGGTTCCCCTCAATCCCACACTGGCCACGATGGAACTGGACCAGAATCACAATCAGAAGTTGTCGAAGATTGAAACCCTCCGCTTGGCGTACAATTACATCAGTGCCCTGGGACAGAGTCTCTCATGGGGGAGGAAGTTGCATTTTGAGGAGTTAATCTTCATCCTTGCCCGTGGATTGAGTCAGAGCACCGTTAATCTCCTCAGGGCACGTCTTCGGTGTGATTTGGATCATGCAGTAGCACAGTGTCTCATTGAGGAGTCCTCAGCTGAGGACACCACAACTATGAGATTCTGGTGTTCCTGTGATGCCTTCTCGGGTACTTCGAGTGATTCCCGCACAACCGGCAGTACCGGAAGTACagactggatggattttgatcaGAATatgtttgattttcaaatttaa
- the LOC129792188 gene encoding BTB/POZ domain-containing protein 6-like isoform X2 → MTERKATLKSVKYGLKPDVVFVFPQYGDATIHAEKFQLANESDVFKTHFTSENWNNSDPIEISDISFEIFNIMMKFIYGKGEDSDVTDENRVQILYATRKYLINDLTYKCIKFMPISWNFFFFNDLEALYILSDSGLRSVGDYLENWSRQNATQIIPNMTRFDTYEPQKRLLKAILESPVLHCTELELYKAVLQLMMNKYKGEVYDEDKWRSELGSLIYLIRFPTMTLQELTECCKRPTLLTKEQVYDLQLWVQKKISSDTVFSFSISHRLVTKSLITQIA, encoded by the coding sequence aTGACTGAAAGGAAAGCTACTCTGAAATCCGTGAAATATGGATTAAAACCGGATGTTGTCTTTGTCTTTCCTCAATATGGCGATGCAACTATTCACGCTGAAAAGTTCCAGCTGGCAAATGAGAGTGATGTGTTCAAGACGCATTTTACTTCAGAAAATTGGAATAACAGTGATCCAATTGAGATCAGTGATATTTCATTTGAGATCTTCAACATAATGATGAAGTTTATCTATGGAAAAGGAGAGGATTCGGATGTTACAGATGAAAACCGTGTGCAAATTTTATATGCCACAAGGAAGTACCTCATCAATGATCTTacttacaaatgcatcaaattcatgCCAATtagttggaattttttctttttcaacgaTTTAGAAGCACTTTATATTTTAAGTGATAGTGGTCTACGCTCAGTTGGAGATTATTTGGAGAACTGGAGCAGACAAAATGCAACTCAAATAATTCCGAACATGACTCGATTTGATACATATGAACCACAGAAGCGCCTTCTTAAAGCTATCCTTGAGTCACCGGTACTACATTGCACTGAATTGGAGCTTTATAAAGCAGTTTTGCAGCTGATGATGAACAAATACAAAGGTGAAGTCTACGATGAAGATAAATGGAGGAGCGAACTGGGTAGTCTCATCTATTTGATTAGATTCCCAACAATGACTCTCCAGGAGCTGACTGAATGTTGCAAGAGACCAACGCTACTGACGAAGGAACAAGTGTACGATTTGCAGCTCTgggttcaaaagaaaatctcatcaGATACCGTCTTCTCATTTTCGATATCCCACAGACTTGTTACGAAAAGCCTTATTACCCAGATTGCTTAA
- the LOC129792188 gene encoding BTB/POZ domain-containing protein 6-like isoform X1, which yields MDASLPTYRLQPFCTQVKRMTERKATLKSVKYGLKPDVVFVFPQYGDATIHAEKFQLANESDVFKTHFTSENWNNSDPIEISDISFEIFNIMMKFIYGKGEDSDVTDENRVQILYATRKYLINDLTYKCIKFMPISWNFFFFNDLEALYILSDSGLRSVGDYLENWSRQNATQIIPNMTRFDTYEPQKRLLKAILESPVLHCTELELYKAVLQLMMNKYKGEVYDEDKWRSELGSLIYLIRFPTMTLQELTECCKRPTLLTKEQVYDLQLWVQKKISSDTVFSFSISHRLVTKSLITQIA from the exons ATGGACGCATCGCTACCAACATACCGCCTCCAGCCATTTTGTACTCAAGTGAAAAG gaTGACTGAAAGGAAAGCTACTCTGAAATCCGTGAAATATGGATTAAAACCGGATGTTGTCTTTGTCTTTCCTCAATATGGCGATGCAACTATTCACGCTGAAAAGTTCCAGCTGGCAAATGAGAGTGATGTGTTCAAGACGCATTTTACTTCAGAAAATTGGAATAACAGTGATCCAATTGAGATCAGTGATATTTCATTTGAGATCTTCAACATAATGATGAAGTTTATCTATGGAAAAGGAGAGGATTCGGATGTTACAGATGAAAACCGTGTGCAAATTTTATATGCCACAAGGAAGTACCTCATCAATGATCTTacttacaaatgcatcaaattcatgCCAATtagttggaattttttctttttcaacgaTTTAGAAGCACTTTATATTTTAAGTGATAGTGGTCTACGCTCAGTTGGAGATTATTTGGAGAACTGGAGCAGACAAAATGCAACTCAAATAATTCCGAACATGACTCGATTTGATACATATGAACCACAGAAGCGCCTTCTTAAAGCTATCCTTGAGTCACCGGTACTACATTGCACTGAATTGGAGCTTTATAAAGCAGTTTTGCAGCTGATGATGAACAAATACAAAGGTGAAGTCTACGATGAAGATAAATGGAGGAGCGAACTGGGTAGTCTCATCTATTTGATTAGATTCCCAACAATGACTCTCCAGGAGCTGACTGAATGTTGCAAGAGACCAACGCTACTGACGAAGGAACAAGTGTACGATTTGCAGCTCTgggttcaaaagaaaatctcatcaGATACCGTCTTCTCATTTTCGATATCCCACAGACTTGTTACGAAAAGCCTTATTACCCAGATTGCTTAA
- the LOC129792189 gene encoding mitochondrial import receptor subunit TOM70 has product MTTGSTGSTFPKWQLAIILGAPVALTLGYLYYRRQNSHSESDERKKKLGKADKSVSIDGDEAKEHANGPTREAQVKLSPLEVAMEFKNRGNERYRLGKFDESIDFYRQAIETCPESHSTELATFYQNRAAAHEQLKQWSAVLEDCTRALGLNPKYIKAYNRRAKAHEHLKDLSNSLEDITATCILEQFQNQSSIAFADRVLRTLGAQHATEAIKDRKPVPPSTHFVTSFCESFTADPLKDIVGAVTNPRGFMLAKTEFDRVNLEQVIPACTEELANPNSEYRALALLLRGTMSQLMGLFTEALEDFATLIGDPSVSVKIRVNALIKRASIHVQMDNMEACLDDFAEAEKLDPTNPDTFYHRGQMYVLLQRLDDAIADFQRTIDAVPDFGMAHVQKLYVEYRNAMIEQNPMKSFQLLEKFREAMERFPKCVECYSIMAQILMEQQQFKESDQLFEKAIQMDPNNATLLVHRGILQLQWRGDVDTAVQFLQRAIAVDERCEFAFETLASIEVQRGNMEKAIELFDAAIKLGKSETELRHLFSLKDAAIAQMNVAHRMGLDVSSLSALAASAIA; this is encoded by the exons ATGACGACAGGAAGTACAGGATCGACATTTCCAAAGTGGCAACTAGCCATCATCCTGGGTGCCCCTGTTGCCCTGACACTTGGCTACCTCTACTACAGACGTCAGAATTCACACAGTGAGAGCGATGAGCGGAAAAAGAAGCTCGGCAAGGCAGACAAGTCCGTGTCAATAGACGGCGATGAGGCGAAGGAGCACGCAAATGGACCCACACGTGAAGCCCAGGTGAAGCTGAGCCCCCTGGAGGTTGCCATGGAATTCAAGAATCGCGGCAATGAGAGGTATAGACTGGGAAAGTTCGATGAGTCCATCGATTTCTACCGGCAGGCCATTGAGACATGCCCCGAGTCTCACAGCACAGAACTGGCAACATTCTACCAAAATCGCGCAGCTGCCCATGAGCAACTCAAACAGTGGTCAGCCGTCTTGGAGGACTGCACACGAGCCCTGGGGCTCAATCCGAAGTACATAAAAGCCTACAATCGACGTGCAAAGGCACACGAACACCTTAAGGACCTCTCGAATAGTCTGGAAGACATCACAGCAACGTGCATTTTGGAGCAATTTCAGAATCAATCATCAATTGCCTTTGCTGATCGTGTCCTGAGAACTCTGGGGGCACAGCATGCCACAGAAGCCATCAAGGATAGGAAACCCGTGCCACCGTCAACGCACTTTGTCACCTCCTTCTGTGAATCCTTCACTGCTGATCCTCTCAAGGATATCGTTGGTGCTGTAACAAATCCCCGTGGCTTTATGCTGGCCAAGACGGAATTTGATCGTGTTAATCTGGAACAG GTAATCCCAGCCTGTACGGAAGAATTGGCAAATCCAAATTCGGAATATCGTGCCCTTGCCCTTCTACTTCGTGGTACAATGAGTCAACTCATGGGACTCTTCACGGAAGCTCTGGAGGACTTTGCCACGCTCATTGGGGATCCCAGTGTGAGTGTGAAGATTCGCGTGAATGCCCTGATAAAGCGTGCCTCAATTCACGTCCAAATGGACAATATGGAAGCATGTCTGGATGATTTTGCCGAAGCTGAAAAATTAGATCCCACAAATCCCGACACATTCTACCATCGTGGGCAAATGTATGTCCTCCTGCAGCGTCTCGATGATGCCATTGCGGATTTTCAGCGCACAATTGACGCTGTGCCGGACTTTGGGATGGCGCACGTGCAGAAACTCTATGTGGAGTACCGGAATGCCATGATTGAGCAGAACCCAATGAAGTCGTTCCAGTTGCTGGAGAAATTCCGCGAGGCAATGGAGCGTTTCCCCAAGTGCGTGGAATGCTACAGTATTATGGCACAAATCCTCATGGAGCAGCAGCAATTCAAGGAGTCCGATCAGCTCTTCGAGAAGGCCATCCAAATGGACCCCAATAATGCAACTCTCCTCGTCCATCGGGGTATTCTGCAGCTGCAGTGGCGCGGGGATGTGGATACAGCTGTGCAATTCCTCCAGCGGGCAATTGCTGTGGATGAGCGGTGTGAATTTGCCTTTGAGACCCTCGCATCGATTGAGGTACAACGTGGGAATATGGAGAAGGCAATTGAGCTGTTTGATGCTGCCATAAAGTTGGGTAAATCCGAAACGGAGCTGCGGCATCTCTTCTCCCTCAAGGATGCTGCCATTGCGCAGATGAATGTAGCACATCGGATGGGTTTGGATGTGAGCAGCTTATCAGCCCTGGCGGCTAGTGCAATTGCCTAA